The window AATGAAATTCCTCCCATAAAGTACGCACTCCAATAGGTTCACAATACACTAATATTGTGACAAATAACCTACGCAAAGCTGATGGCATGTGAGTTGTTGCAGCTTCTAGGAGGCATTGGTGAATGCTATTGTCATCCTCAAGCAAACCCTTCCTTTCAGCCGTTTGCTTAAATGTTGGAAATGCAACTCCATTAACTATCAGAAGATGATCGAATGATATGGGACCTCCGACATGATTTAATAGAGTACGTAAGCAAAATCGTTCACCTTCAGATGGACATACTGTATAAATTAGTCCGATAACCTTTTGTTGTGAAACACTCCTTTGCCATTTTTTTCCAGTGGCAACCCATCTATAATGTTCAGGGAATTCTCTATATAACCATTGTCTTGCAAATGGATCAGTGCAGTTGATACGGAAAAATTCGGTGAGCATCGTCTTTGAGTTGCTTGTGTTAGACAGAACTTCCATAATTGAGATGTGACTATAATATCTGACTTGATGCCTATTTGGAAGATGAACTTGCAGCCGCTCTACTGAAGGATATATACGATTCatagggaaagaaaaaaatttccatAAAGCTTCTGAAGCATAAATCCATCTTGCGTCTAAGTATTTTGATATTTCATCATAAGATGGTCCCAAACGTACCTTTAAGGAAACACGATCAGGTCCCTTGTACACATATTTATACAGATACTTGACACACTTTATGCTGCTACAGACCTCAACATTTATACGAGAATCATACTTCAATAATAGCCATGGGTTATATGGAACAACCCACCTATTatctatttctacttcaatgTTTCGATCTAAAGCAACATATCTACCATCATTGCGCCTCATGTACACTGGGTAACAATTATTTCCTTGCACAGTGACTTCATAAAACTGCTTAGGAAAGGCTTTTTTACAGCTTCCATTTTTCATACATGGAGAGTTTGGATTAAGAGCCCCACACAGTCCATAGATCATATGTTTCAGGACAATATTGTATAACTCAGGTTCTTCTTCTCTGTATGGAATTTCAACTCTCACAATGCGATCATAGTCATCAAGTGTGTTTAACTTGTCTGACTCTTCAAGAATAATAAGCATGTGACAATGTGGCAGACCccttttttgaaattcaattaCATGCACATGAGCGATTGTCTTACCAGGAACTCCAGTGTTGTAAATAACTTTCTTCAGATGTTCGTATTTGGTTCTGAAAATTCTAGTTAGCAAGTCTGGCCTATCTTGTGGTGTTTGGCCAGGAAATAATTCACTTGTTATCTCCTCCCATGATGGATTACACGTCATAGTTAGAAACTAGCAATagtgcccgcgcgttgctgcgggtcTTAAAACTACTGGatgtaaaagaagaaaacaggCAGTACAAACTTGTAATGGATAGTTTGTAATTAACAGGTTTTTAGTATGTTCATGCTATTTAAACATAGaaaatataataagaaaaagaagcagAGTGTTGACAGAAAGTGATACACTAAAATTTCAACACGGTCGACtattacaaatatataaattaacaaaatgcaAATCAAAACTAACCAATTCAATTAGATAATACTACAGATTTCATAGGTATTTGTTAAGGTGTAAGCTT of the Pyrus communis chromosome 1, drPyrComm1.1, whole genome shotgun sequence genome contains:
- the LOC137728370 gene encoding uncharacterized protein — its product is MTCNPSWEEITSELFPGQTPQDRPDLLTRIFRTKYEHLKKVIYNTGVPGKTIAHVHVIEFQKRGLPHCHMLIILEESDKLNTLDDYDRIVRVEIPYREEEPELYNIVLKHMIYGLCGALNPNSPCMKNGSCKKAFPKQFYEVTVQGNNCYPVYMRRNDGRYVALDRNIEVEIDNRWVVPYNPWLLLKYDSRINVEVCSSIKCVKYLYKYVYKGPDRVSLKVRLGPSYDEISKYLDARWIYASEALWKFFSFPMNRIYPSVERLQVHLPNRHQVRYYSHISIMEVLSNTSNSKTMLTEFFRINCTDPFARQWLYREFPEHYRWVATGKKWQRSVSQQKVIGLIYTVCPSEGERFCLRTLLNHVGGPISFDHLLIVNGVAFPTFKQTAERKGLLEDDNSIHQCLLEAATTHMPSALRRLFVTILVYCEPIGVRTLWEEFHSFMRQDYPTSSSSNNRVIINLLLQDLNALLQQHGKRIHDYDLPQIHMSMNSSATLTNIQDELAVHAPPKDLQSI